The following are from one region of the Polaribacter marinaquae genome:
- a CDS encoding SusC/RagA family TonB-linked outer membrane protein: protein MKKIKKNVLLLFLFMGAIVANAQQVSVSGTVTDPSGILPGVSVLVKGTTNGTETNFDGVYKINASKGDVLVFRYLGYKTIEKIIGNSNVINVSLKEDSSVLDEVVVVAYGTTTKAAFTGSADVVGAKDLALRNVTSPIAAIEGKATGVQIVSSSGQPGSSPGIVIRGVGTLNGSATPLYIVDGIQFEGSLNTINQEDIESMTILKDAASTALYGARAANGVVLITTKSGTKGKTQVNFSTQYGLVTRGIPEYDYANPGQYYELMWEAYKNSLTGADRESRASAEIYNRLGYNPFNVANDQIVGVDGKLNPNANLIYKSLNWYDELDQVGTRVNHSVNVATGGENHKVFFSTSYLEEEGYIITSKFDRITTRLNADFDVNKWLSIGGSANVSISESKGPPSRGTSIANPFAFAKNIASIYPVYLNDANGNLILDAAGNPQYDLGEGDFSLNQG from the coding sequence ATGAAAAAAATTAAAAAGAATGTTTTGTTGCTATTTCTCTTTATGGGAGCAATTGTGGCAAATGCGCAGCAAGTTTCAGTATCTGGAACAGTAACTGACCCCTCTGGTATTTTGCCAGGTGTTAGTGTCTTGGTAAAAGGAACTACCAATGGTACAGAAACAAATTTTGATGGTGTTTACAAGATAAATGCAAGCAAGGGAGATGTTTTAGTATTTCGTTATTTAGGTTATAAAACTATTGAAAAAATAATAGGTAACTCTAATGTTATTAACGTAAGCTTAAAAGAAGATAGTAGTGTTTTAGATGAAGTTGTTGTTGTGGCTTATGGTACAACAACAAAAGCTGCATTTACTGGTTCTGCAGACGTAGTTGGTGCTAAAGATTTAGCATTAAGAAATGTTACATCACCTATTGCAGCTATAGAAGGTAAGGCTACTGGTGTTCAAATAGTATCTTCTTCTGGTCAACCGGGTTCTTCCCCAGGAATCGTTATTAGAGGAGTTGGTACGTTAAATGGTTCAGCTACACCTTTATATATTGTAGACGGTATTCAATTTGAAGGTTCGTTAAATACAATAAATCAAGAAGATATCGAATCTATGACTATTCTTAAAGATGCAGCTTCAACAGCTCTTTATGGGGCTCGTGCTGCAAATGGTGTAGTTTTAATTACTACTAAAAGTGGTACTAAAGGTAAAACACAAGTAAACTTTTCTACACAGTATGGTTTAGTAACTAGAGGTATACCAGAATATGATTATGCCAATCCTGGTCAATATTACGAGTTAATGTGGGAAGCTTACAAGAACTCATTAACAGGAGCGGATAGAGAATCGAGAGCTTCAGCAGAAATTTATAATCGTCTAGGTTATAATCCTTTTAATGTTGCTAATGATCAAATAGTTGGTGTAGATGGTAAATTAAATCCAAACGCTAATTTAATTTATAAAAGTTTAAACTGGTATGACGAATTAGATCAGGTTGGTACAAGAGTTAATCATTCTGTAAATGTGGCTACTGGTGGTGAGAATCACAAAGTATTTTTCTCTACATCTTATTTAGAAGAAGAAGGTTATATAATAACATCTAAATTCGATAGAATTACTACTCGTCTTAATGCAGATTTTGATGTTAACAAATGGTTGTCTATTGGAGGTAGTGCAAACGTTTCGATATCAGAATCTAAAGGACCACCGTCTAGAGGAACTAGTATCGCAAATCCATTTGCTTTTGCTAAAAACATAGCTTCAATTTATCCAGTTTACTTAAATGACGCAAATGGTAACTTAATATTAGATGCTGCTGGTAATCCTCAGTATGATCTTGGAGAAGGAGATTTTTCTTTAAATCAAGGTTAA
- a CDS encoding DUF5522 domain-containing protein: protein MYNKRIPLEEGDYYINEQGYKVFTEKFHLRRGYCCKSGCKHCPYGYDKKTDSFK from the coding sequence ATGTATAATAAAAGAATTCCTTTAGAAGAAGGCGATTACTATATAAACGAGCAGGGTTATAAGGTTTTTACAGAAAAGTTTCATCTTAGAAGAGGTTACTGTTGTAAAAGTGGTTGTAAACATTGCCCTTATGGTTATGATAAAAAAACAGATTCTTTTAAATAA
- a CDS encoding DUF4197 domain-containing protein translates to MIKRILVLVVALQFVGCAELQNVVKNLPSGGGLTQDQIGNGLRQALDNGIKNQVTKLTSKDGFYRNELVKIILPEELQAVDKGLRSLGLGNLADEGIKVLNRAAEDAVKTATPIFVNAVKEITFNDAKNILLGDKNAATNYLQTKTEQNLYASFTPVIDKSFSKVGADKVWNNLISKYNNIPFVKKVNPDLTNYVTTEALKGVFTMIEVEEKGIREKVGLRNTALLKQVFALQD, encoded by the coding sequence ATGATAAAAAGAATATTAGTTTTAGTTGTAGCGCTTCAATTTGTAGGTTGTGCAGAGTTGCAAAATGTAGTAAAGAATTTACCTAGTGGAGGTGGCTTAACCCAAGATCAAATTGGTAATGGTTTAAGACAAGCTTTAGATAACGGTATCAAGAATCAAGTTACTAAGTTAACCTCTAAAGATGGCTTTTATAGAAATGAATTAGTTAAAATAATTTTACCAGAAGAACTTCAGGCTGTAGATAAAGGTTTAAGAAGTTTAGGGTTAGGTAATTTAGCTGATGAAGGTATTAAGGTTTTAAATAGAGCGGCAGAGGATGCTGTTAAAACTGCCACACCAATTTTTGTAAATGCGGTAAAAGAAATAACTTTTAATGATGCAAAAAACATCCTTTTAGGAGATAAAAACGCCGCAACTAATTATTTGCAAACAAAGACAGAGCAAAACTTATATGCAAGTTTTACACCTGTAATAGATAAGTCTTTTTCTAAAGTTGGTGCAGATAAGGTTTGGAATAATTTAATTTCAAAATACAATAATATTCCTTTTGTTAAAAAAGTAAATCCAGATTTAACGAATTATGTAACTACAGAAGCCTTAAAAGGAGTATTTACGATGATAGAGGTTGAAGAAAAAGGAATTAGAGAAAAAGTTGGATTAAGAAATACAGCGCTACTAAAGCAAGTTTTTGCTTTACAAGATTAA
- a CDS encoding DUF4136 domain-containing protein, translating into MRYIKITLLLFVIVFSSCNSVKVVTDYDTKVDFNKYKTFAFYKTGIDKAAISDLDKKRILNAIESELLLLGFTKSTNPDMLVSIFTKSREKVNVNQNNNLGYGFGWGWNPWMWNGNNNINVSQYTEGTLFIDFIDKNKKELVWQGVGTGALKVQNREKKEERIKEFVKEIVSKFPPEKKE; encoded by the coding sequence ATGAGATATATTAAAATTACGTTATTGCTATTTGTTATTGTTTTTTCGTCGTGTAATTCTGTAAAAGTAGTTACAGATTACGATACAAAAGTAGACTTTAATAAGTACAAAACCTTTGCTTTTTATAAAACAGGCATAGATAAAGCAGCTATTTCAGATTTGGATAAAAAAAGAATTTTGAATGCTATAGAAAGTGAGTTGTTGCTTTTAGGATTCACAAAGTCTACAAACCCAGATATGTTAGTGAGTATTTTTACAAAATCTAGAGAAAAAGTAAATGTAAATCAAAATAATAATTTAGGTTATGGTTTTGGTTGGGGATGGAATCCTTGGATGTGGAATGGCAACAATAATATTAACGTTTCGCAATATACAGAAGGTACTTTATTTATTGATTTTATAGATAAAAATAAAAAAGAGTTGGTTTGGCAAGGTGTTGGTACGGGTGCCTTAAAAGTTCAGAACAGAGAAAAAAAGGAAGAAAGAATAAAGGAGTTTGTAAAAGAAATTGTGTCTAAATTTCCTCCAGAAAAAAAAGAATAA